A genomic stretch from Nerophis ophidion isolate RoL-2023_Sa linkage group LG14, RoL_Noph_v1.0, whole genome shotgun sequence includes:
- the LOC133568805 gene encoding kelch-like protein 10, with translation MSYNGKAAYKSGSVFNDLRRTRELSDAVIVVDKVEFQIHKIILCNCSPYFGELFLRWSNPDQRVYIIHGPTPPLMQLLIDFAYTGSVPVTEDNVKDLLVAADKFNMTAIVQTCCAFLTEQLCSENCIGIWQFTKNCYTPELQVAAYQYILYHFEEVANSDELWQLSIQDLCEILDRDDLIVKKESTVYEAILHWIAHAPGERSGNFTVLLEKVRLALMSQEFITINVLTNQLVQNCGKCLDMVAFATRMMRHMTTMSVSGYCNLLARPRLPSAILLAIGGWSDANPIHHIETYDVHANCWDYLVESMQQPRAYCGAAFLNDCIYCVGGFGGAVHYNTVSCFDLNTRTWREVAPMHFHRCYVSVTVVNGRIYALGGYDGRARLRAAEYYRPETNQWTLVANMHEKRSNAGCTTLNNKIYICGGFNGNEFLQTAECYSPETNEWTMITPMGSRRSGIGVVGFADYIYAVGGYDGDVRLASAEAYNPRTNSWMVLPPMQCPRSNFGIEVVGDRLFVAGGYNGVSTINHVEYYDLSTGLWSSASDMGISRNALTCCVITGFRNVSQYAMLRDNLPVLFLEDDLNTEDFM, from the exons ATGAGTTACAATGGTAAAGCTGCATACAAGTCTGGTTCTGTGTTCAACGACCTACGCCGAACACGAGAACTTAGCGATGCAGTCATTGTAGTGGACAAAGTTGAATTTCAAATCCATAAAATTATCCTTTGCAACTGCAGTCCGTACTTTGG AGAACTTTTTCTGCGGTGGTCAAACCCAGACCAGAGGGTTTACATCATCCATGGTCCAACACCTCCCTTAATGCAGCTTCTCATTGACTTTGCATACACCGGCTCTGTGCCAGTGACAGAGGACAACGTAAAGGACTTGTTGGTAGCGGCCGATAAGTTTAACATGACGGCCATTGTTCAAACCTGCTGCGCGTTTCTAACAGAGCAGCTCTGCTCAGAGAACTGCATCGGCATCTGGCAGTTCACAAAGAACTGCTACACCCCGGAGCTGCAGGTTGCGGCCTACCAATACATCCTATACCACTTCGAGGAGGTTGCGAACTCTGATGAGTTGTGGCAACTCTCTATTCAGGACTTGTGTGAAATCCTCGACAGGGACGACTTGATAGTGAAAAAGGAAAGCACCGTCTATGAAGCCATCCTCCACTGGATCGCACACGCTCCGGGAGAGCGTAGCGGAAACTTTACAGTGCTCCTGGAGAAA GTGCGTCTGGCTCTGATGAGCCAGGAGTTCATAACCATCAacgtgttgaccaatcagctggTGCAGAACTGCGGCAAATGCTTGGACATGGTGGCCTTTGCCACACGAATGATGCGACACATGACCACGATGTCTGTGTCCGGATATTGCAACCTCctcgcccgccctcgcctcccctCTGCCATCCTGCTGGCGATCGGAGGCTGGAGTGACGCGAATCCGATACACCACATTGAGACGTACGACGTGCACGCCAACTGTTGGGACTACCTTGTAGAGAGTATGCAGCAACCCCGCGCTTACTGCGGCGCCGCCTTTCTCAATGACTGCATCTACTGTGTCGGTGGCTTCGGCGGCGCCGTACATTACAACACCGTCAGCTGCTTCGACCTGAACACACGCACATGGAGGGAAGTGGCGCCCATGCACTTCCATCGCTGCTATGTGAGCGTGACCGTGGTCAATGGACGCATCTACGCATTAGGAGGCTATGACGGACGTGCGAGACTAAGAGCTGCTGAATACTACCGACCTGAAACCAACCAGTGGACTCTTGTTGCGAACATGCACGAAAAGAGGAGTAATGCCGGCTGCACAACCCTAAACAACAAG ATATACATTTGCGGTGGTTTTAATGGAAACGAGTTCTTACAAACAGCCGAGTGTTACAGCCCGGAGACCAATGAGTGGACAATGATAACACCAATGGGCAGCCGCCGCAGTGGCATCGGAGTTGTTGGGTTTGCTGACTATATTTACGCA GTTGGCGGTTATGATGGTGATGTACGTCTGGCCAGCGCTGAGGCTTATAACCCCCGAACCAATAGCTGGATGGTACTGCCCCCCATGCAATGCCCCAGAAGTAACTTTGGCATTGAAGTTGTTGGGGATCGCCTCTTTGTCGCTGGGGGTTACAATGGCGTCTCCACAATCAACCACGTCGAGTACTACGACCTATCAACTGGTCTGTGGTCTTCGGCCAGTGACATGGGGATCTCCCGCAACGCTTTGACCTGCTGTGTGATCACTGGATTTCGCAATGTAAGCCAGTACGCTATGCTTCGGGACAATTTACCAGTGCTCTTCTTGGAAGATGATTTGAACACAGAAGATTTTATGTAA